From one Montipora capricornis isolate CH-2021 chromosome 10, ASM3666992v2, whole genome shotgun sequence genomic stretch:
- the LOC138018638 gene encoding uncharacterized protein isoform X2, which produces MEKSDKLHTVPKEALERSHNSSPMSDAIKHQILYTLKNTPHACTFSDISHSVTAGTDQAILINCINELEQSGKIARIMKMPPMWGIPEATKETIKEEDDEGEGCGMPELQAAIQDYESDQGQDAARESGRGGSVREGGTALCLGEIDETTKEAKKEVGEENCRMPELQALVPGYESEEDENEAQEGASGENFTVEENLCANEDPRGGEGVYEDVTRGNINNEDRPLMANEDSCDGFTVREKNSNNVLLPNTCEKEDNTSAFLLPGRNGMSPKQSCFLRDQSLSSTNQEQPEKSSMSDVRITNAFCSVRTDVPPTITRTIDQPISQRPPVPTSLPAKPPSRGPPPPPSAQLFSTLMSQCTRKPAPVVRPTFPSSFPETRQHPSAAAPRPLMSSILPRPSFPCIPGQGSTGDLKRSAFSIPSPLQQTSGSSPDHTARPQRQDSKEMLPFQRNHPQANCNQPNLRGSHSRTSLGSHHLHKAPTSFGQPQSINSQGSPRVPPPPSANLYENLVKRGPQAVPTSSKNPSLASSRQSAQLNDLESNIIEFMKKQKKSLETLQLARQFGFHTKKEINPTLYHLQMLGLIYKMHDHPPTWKLRQEVSSMTFHGSGGAGLSEAPLDRKRAYPDADDANQGPVPIKRLSPAKFAEPGSFGSSPNHSSCGMSTYMTTPQELTPRGSSSGPMSLKSNLTGSQDSGSDLPDVLSSVAYAAMNKNPVSALNEYVQKNRMDLSFETLGTRPTFAVAAKINGKLFPAANARNMKEARREASDIALRSLLGQSANAEANGGAALHITNLSAGALSKVRTHFDHIAALSHHAFLQIAASIADKFAGRKVVACIIMKQGAEDPGQVVAVGTGNRCVTGERLSMEGHTVNDSHAEIVARRSLMRFLYQQLNNYHGGDECIFSSKQGSMKLVLREGVSFHLYISTAPCGDGALFTPRKEPNTDLSEQSKEHNPTFTSKQQGILRTKIEVGEGTIPIDPSDGIQTWDGLLRGNRLRTMSCSDKICRWNVLGLQGALLSHFIEPVYLASLTLGYLYDHGHLSRAVCCRLDRNSDLNAQLPAPYHVNHPWLGRVTAYDPPRETEKTNNLSVNWSIGDTCAEVTDGRTGACMTRTHNSPTPSRVCKAALYTSFKETAAKVGRQELINAETYSEAKKMATDFQEAKWKLFEHFRSLKYGSWVSKPLEQEMF; this is translated from the coding sequence ATGGAAAAGTCTGACAAGTTGCACACTGTGCCAAAAGAGGCCCTTGAAAGGTCACATAACTCCTCACCAATGAGTGATGCAATCAAACACCAAATACTCTACACTCTGAAGAACACACCACATGCATGTACTTTTAGTGACATATCACACAGTGTAACCGCTGGTACCGATCAAGCAATCTTAATCAACTGCATCAATGAACTGGAGCAATCAGGAAAAATTGCCCGTATTATGAAAATGCCACCCATGTGGGGAATTCCCGAGGCCACAAAGGAAACTATTAAGGAGGAAGATGACGAAGGAGAAGGTTGCGGAATGCCTGAACTGCAAGCAGCGATTCAAGATTATGAATCTGACCAAGGACAGGATGCGGCTCGAGAAAGTGGCAGAGGAGGAAGTGTCAGAGAGGGAGGCACAGCTTTGTGCTTGGGGGAAATTGACGAGACTACAAAAGAAGCAAAGAAGGAAGTCGGTGAAGAAAACTGCAGAATGCCTGAACTGCAAGCATTGGTTCCGGGTTATGAATCCGAAGAAGATGAAAATGAAGCTCAAGAAGGGGCGAGTGGAGAAAATTTCACCGTGGAAGAAAATTTGTGTGCAAATGAAGACCCACGTGGAGGTGAAGGAGTGTACGAAGACGTCACGAGGGGAAATATTAATAATGAAGATAGACCCTTAATGGCGAATGAAGATTCTTGTGATGGATTTACTGTAAGGGAGAAAAATAGTAATAACGTTCTTCTTCCAAATACCTGCGAAAAAGAAGACAACACAAGTGCATTTTTATTGCCCGGAAGAAATGGCATGTCCCCTAAACAAAGTTGCTTTCTTAGAGATCAGTCGTTGTCATCCACGAATCAAGAGCAGCCTGAAAAAAGCAGTATGTCCGATGTGCGCATTACAAATGCTTTTTGCAGTGTCAGGACTGATGTACCACCAACCATAACACGTACTATTGATCAGCCTATTTCTCAGAGGCCACCTGTACCCACATCCTTACCTGCGAAACCGCCATCACGAGGACCCCCTCCGCCTCCTTCCGCTCAGTTGTTTAGTACTTTGATGTCCCAGTGCACGAGAAAGCCGGCTCCTGTGGTAAGGCCAACTTTTCCCTCTTCCTTTCCAGAAACTCGTCAACATCCCAGTGCTGCAGCACCCCGACCGTTGATGTCTTCAATTCTCCCACGGCCATCTTTTCCTTGCATCCCTGGACAGGGGTCAACGGGTGATCTTAAGCGGTCGGCATTTTCAATCCCAAGTCCACTCCAGCAAACATCCGGTAGTTCCCCTGACCACACAGCTCGTCCGCAGCGTCAGGATAGCAAAGAAATGTTACCATTTCAGAGAAATCACCCGCAAGCTAATTGCAACCAGCCAAACCTTCGAGGAAGCCACTCTCGTACGTCTCTTGGAAGTCATCACCTTCACAAAGCTCCAACTTCCTTTGGTCAGCCTCAGTCAATTAACTCACAAGGATCACCGAGAGTTCCTCCGCCTCCCTCAGCAAACCTTTATGAGAATTTAGTCAAGCGTGGTCCCCAGGCAGTTCCAACTTCGAGTAAAAATCCATCGCTGGCTTCGTCACGGCAATCTGCGCAACTAAATGATCTGGAATCAAACATAATAGAGTTTATGAAGAAACAGAAGAAATCACTTGAAACTCTTCAACTAGCCCGGCAGTTTGGTTTCCACACCAAGAAAGAGATAAATCCGACACTTTATCACCTGCAGATGTTAGGATTAATTTACAAGATGCATGATCATCCCCCCACGTGGAAGCTGAGACAAGAAGTGAGTTCCATGACCTTTCATGGTTCAGGAGGGGCTGGGTTATCCGAAGCTCCACTCGATCGGAAACGAGCTTATCCCGATGCTGATGACGCAAATCAAGGTCCAGTGCCCATTAAAAGACTAAGTCCCGCTAAATTTGCGGAGCCTGGGTCTTTCGGTTCATCTCCAAACCATTCTTCATGCGGAATGTCTACCTATATGACCACCCCACAAGAATTAACACCACGTGGATCTTCGAGTGGTCCTATGAGCCTCAAGTCAAATTTAACGGGATCCCAAGACTCCGGAAGTGATCTTCCAGATGTCCTCTCCAGCGTCGCCTACGCCGCGATGAACAAAAACCCTGTTAGTGCTCTAAACGAATACGTTCAGAAGAACAGAATGGACCTTAGTTTCGAAACCCTGGGAACACGTCCTACTTTCGCTGTCGCAGCTAAAATTAACGGTAAACTCTTCCCTGCAGCAAACGCACGAAATATGAAAGAGGCTAGACGAGAAGCATCGGACATTGCTTTAAGAAGCCTACTCGGTCAATCAGCGAATGCTGAAGCTAATGGTGGTGCAGCTTTACACATCACAAACCTTTCTGCCGGTGCTCTCAGCAAGGTGCGAACACATTTTGATCACATCGCTGCTCTCTCGCATCACGCATTTCTTCAAATTGCAGCCTCCATTGCCGACAAATTTGCCGGAAGGAAGGTTGTGGCATGCATTATTATGAAGCAAGGGGCAGAGGATCCCGGCCAAGTTGTTGCCGTGGGCACTGGAAACCGCTGTGTGACTGGTGAGCGCTTAAGTATGGAAGGACACACCGTGAACGATTCTCATGCAGAGATAGTCGCCCGAAGGTCCCTAATGCGGTTCTTATACCAGCAACTGAACAATTACCACGGTGGAGATGAATGCATTTTCTCCTCGAAGCAAGGCTCCATGAAGCTCGTTTTGCGCGAGGGTGTGTCATTTCACCTCTATATCAGTACAGCCCCGTGTGGTGATGGCGCATTGTTCACTCCTCGCAAGGAACCAAACACAGACCTCTCAGAACAATCAAAAGAACACAATCCCACTTTTACATCCAAACAGCAAGGCATCCTAAGAACAAAGATCGAAGTTGGCGAGGGTACAATCCCTATCGACCCCTCGGATGGAATTCAAACATGGGATGGGCTTCTGCGTGGTAACAGATTACGCACCATGTCGTGCAGTGATAAGATATGCCGCTGGAACGTTCTTGGACTTCAAGGCGCCCTCCTGAGCCACTTTATCGAGCCTGTTTACTTGGCATCTCTCACTCTGGGATATCTGTACGATCATGGTCATCTCTCACGCGCGGTTTGCTGCCGTCTTGATCGCAACAGTGACCTTAACGCGCAACTGCCAGCCCCGTATCACGTGAATCACCCATGGCTGGGACGTGTAACAGCGTACGACCCACCACGTGAAACAGAGAAGACAAATAATCTGAGCGTTAATTGGTCAATTGGTGACACGTGCGCAGAAGTTACTGATGGACGTACGGGTGCATGCATGACTCGAACTCACAACAGCCCAACGCCCTCGCGTGTTTGTAAAGCGGCTCTCTACACGTCGTTTAAGGAAACTGCAGCCAAGGTTGGCCGCCAGGAACTCATAAATGCCGAAACATACAGCGAGGCTAAAAAGATGGCGACTGATTTCCAAGAGGCCAAGTGGAAATTGTTCGAGCATTTCAGGTCTTTGAAGTACGGTTCTTGGGTGAGTAAACCGCTGGAACAAGAGATGTTCTGA
- the LOC138018638 gene encoding uncharacterized protein isoform X1: protein MALQSSGNFPDVVRSFYKLSLDKKENLKKRKKFGKQGNMEKSDKLHTVPKEALERSHNSSPMSDAIKHQILYTLKNTPHACTFSDISHSVTAGTDQAILINCINELEQSGKIARIMKMPPMWGIPEATKETIKEEDDEGEGCGMPELQAAIQDYESDQGQDAARESGRGGSVREGGTALCLGEIDETTKEAKKEVGEENCRMPELQALVPGYESEEDENEAQEGASGENFTVEENLCANEDPRGGEGVYEDVTRGNINNEDRPLMANEDSCDGFTVREKNSNNVLLPNTCEKEDNTSAFLLPGRNGMSPKQSCFLRDQSLSSTNQEQPEKSSMSDVRITNAFCSVRTDVPPTITRTIDQPISQRPPVPTSLPAKPPSRGPPPPPSAQLFSTLMSQCTRKPAPVVRPTFPSSFPETRQHPSAAAPRPLMSSILPRPSFPCIPGQGSTGDLKRSAFSIPSPLQQTSGSSPDHTARPQRQDSKEMLPFQRNHPQANCNQPNLRGSHSRTSLGSHHLHKAPTSFGQPQSINSQGSPRVPPPPSANLYENLVKRGPQAVPTSSKNPSLASSRQSAQLNDLESNIIEFMKKQKKSLETLQLARQFGFHTKKEINPTLYHLQMLGLIYKMHDHPPTWKLRQEVSSMTFHGSGGAGLSEAPLDRKRAYPDADDANQGPVPIKRLSPAKFAEPGSFGSSPNHSSCGMSTYMTTPQELTPRGSSSGPMSLKSNLTGSQDSGSDLPDVLSSVAYAAMNKNPVSALNEYVQKNRMDLSFETLGTRPTFAVAAKINGKLFPAANARNMKEARREASDIALRSLLGQSANAEANGGAALHITNLSAGALSKVRTHFDHIAALSHHAFLQIAASIADKFAGRKVVACIIMKQGAEDPGQVVAVGTGNRCVTGERLSMEGHTVNDSHAEIVARRSLMRFLYQQLNNYHGGDECIFSSKQGSMKLVLREGVSFHLYISTAPCGDGALFTPRKEPNTDLSEQSKEHNPTFTSKQQGILRTKIEVGEGTIPIDPSDGIQTWDGLLRGNRLRTMSCSDKICRWNVLGLQGALLSHFIEPVYLASLTLGYLYDHGHLSRAVCCRLDRNSDLNAQLPAPYHVNHPWLGRVTAYDPPRETEKTNNLSVNWSIGDTCAEVTDGRTGACMTRTHNSPTPSRVCKAALYTSFKETAAKVGRQELINAETYSEAKKMATDFQEAKWKLFEHFRSLKYGSWVSKPLEQEMF from the exons ATGGCTTTGCAGAGTTCTGGTAATTTTCCAGACGTTGTGAGATCCTTTTATAAACTATCTTTGGATAAAAAGGAAAATC tgaaaaagagaaagaagttTGGGAAACAAGGCAATATGGAAAAGTCTGACAAGTTGCACACTGTGCCAAAAGAGGCCCTTGAAAGGTCACATAACTCCTCACCAATGAGTGATGCAATCAAACACCAAATACTCTACACTCTGAAGAACACACCACATGCATGTACTTTTAGTGACATATCACACAGTGTAACCGCTGGTACCGATCAAGCAATCTTAATCAACTGCATCAATGAACTGGAGCAATCAGGAAAAATTGCCCGTATTATGAAAATGCCACCCATGTGGGGAATTCCCGAGGCCACAAAGGAAACTATTAAGGAGGAAGATGACGAAGGAGAAGGTTGCGGAATGCCTGAACTGCAAGCAGCGATTCAAGATTATGAATCTGACCAAGGACAGGATGCGGCTCGAGAAAGTGGCAGAGGAGGAAGTGTCAGAGAGGGAGGCACAGCTTTGTGCTTGGGGGAAATTGACGAGACTACAAAAGAAGCAAAGAAGGAAGTCGGTGAAGAAAACTGCAGAATGCCTGAACTGCAAGCATTGGTTCCGGGTTATGAATCCGAAGAAGATGAAAATGAAGCTCAAGAAGGGGCGAGTGGAGAAAATTTCACCGTGGAAGAAAATTTGTGTGCAAATGAAGACCCACGTGGAGGTGAAGGAGTGTACGAAGACGTCACGAGGGGAAATATTAATAATGAAGATAGACCCTTAATGGCGAATGAAGATTCTTGTGATGGATTTACTGTAAGGGAGAAAAATAGTAATAACGTTCTTCTTCCAAATACCTGCGAAAAAGAAGACAACACAAGTGCATTTTTATTGCCCGGAAGAAATGGCATGTCCCCTAAACAAAGTTGCTTTCTTAGAGATCAGTCGTTGTCATCCACGAATCAAGAGCAGCCTGAAAAAAGCAGTATGTCCGATGTGCGCATTACAAATGCTTTTTGCAGTGTCAGGACTGATGTACCACCAACCATAACACGTACTATTGATCAGCCTATTTCTCAGAGGCCACCTGTACCCACATCCTTACCTGCGAAACCGCCATCACGAGGACCCCCTCCGCCTCCTTCCGCTCAGTTGTTTAGTACTTTGATGTCCCAGTGCACGAGAAAGCCGGCTCCTGTGGTAAGGCCAACTTTTCCCTCTTCCTTTCCAGAAACTCGTCAACATCCCAGTGCTGCAGCACCCCGACCGTTGATGTCTTCAATTCTCCCACGGCCATCTTTTCCTTGCATCCCTGGACAGGGGTCAACGGGTGATCTTAAGCGGTCGGCATTTTCAATCCCAAGTCCACTCCAGCAAACATCCGGTAGTTCCCCTGACCACACAGCTCGTCCGCAGCGTCAGGATAGCAAAGAAATGTTACCATTTCAGAGAAATCACCCGCAAGCTAATTGCAACCAGCCAAACCTTCGAGGAAGCCACTCTCGTACGTCTCTTGGAAGTCATCACCTTCACAAAGCTCCAACTTCCTTTGGTCAGCCTCAGTCAATTAACTCACAAGGATCACCGAGAGTTCCTCCGCCTCCCTCAGCAAACCTTTATGAGAATTTAGTCAAGCGTGGTCCCCAGGCAGTTCCAACTTCGAGTAAAAATCCATCGCTGGCTTCGTCACGGCAATCTGCGCAACTAAATGATCTGGAATCAAACATAATAGAGTTTATGAAGAAACAGAAGAAATCACTTGAAACTCTTCAACTAGCCCGGCAGTTTGGTTTCCACACCAAGAAAGAGATAAATCCGACACTTTATCACCTGCAGATGTTAGGATTAATTTACAAGATGCATGATCATCCCCCCACGTGGAAGCTGAGACAAGAAGTGAGTTCCATGACCTTTCATGGTTCAGGAGGGGCTGGGTTATCCGAAGCTCCACTCGATCGGAAACGAGCTTATCCCGATGCTGATGACGCAAATCAAGGTCCAGTGCCCATTAAAAGACTAAGTCCCGCTAAATTTGCGGAGCCTGGGTCTTTCGGTTCATCTCCAAACCATTCTTCATGCGGAATGTCTACCTATATGACCACCCCACAAGAATTAACACCACGTGGATCTTCGAGTGGTCCTATGAGCCTCAAGTCAAATTTAACGGGATCCCAAGACTCCGGAAGTGATCTTCCAGATGTCCTCTCCAGCGTCGCCTACGCCGCGATGAACAAAAACCCTGTTAGTGCTCTAAACGAATACGTTCAGAAGAACAGAATGGACCTTAGTTTCGAAACCCTGGGAACACGTCCTACTTTCGCTGTCGCAGCTAAAATTAACGGTAAACTCTTCCCTGCAGCAAACGCACGAAATATGAAAGAGGCTAGACGAGAAGCATCGGACATTGCTTTAAGAAGCCTACTCGGTCAATCAGCGAATGCTGAAGCTAATGGTGGTGCAGCTTTACACATCACAAACCTTTCTGCCGGTGCTCTCAGCAAGGTGCGAACACATTTTGATCACATCGCTGCTCTCTCGCATCACGCATTTCTTCAAATTGCAGCCTCCATTGCCGACAAATTTGCCGGAAGGAAGGTTGTGGCATGCATTATTATGAAGCAAGGGGCAGAGGATCCCGGCCAAGTTGTTGCCGTGGGCACTGGAAACCGCTGTGTGACTGGTGAGCGCTTAAGTATGGAAGGACACACCGTGAACGATTCTCATGCAGAGATAGTCGCCCGAAGGTCCCTAATGCGGTTCTTATACCAGCAACTGAACAATTACCACGGTGGAGATGAATGCATTTTCTCCTCGAAGCAAGGCTCCATGAAGCTCGTTTTGCGCGAGGGTGTGTCATTTCACCTCTATATCAGTACAGCCCCGTGTGGTGATGGCGCATTGTTCACTCCTCGCAAGGAACCAAACACAGACCTCTCAGAACAATCAAAAGAACACAATCCCACTTTTACATCCAAACAGCAAGGCATCCTAAGAACAAAGATCGAAGTTGGCGAGGGTACAATCCCTATCGACCCCTCGGATGGAATTCAAACATGGGATGGGCTTCTGCGTGGTAACAGATTACGCACCATGTCGTGCAGTGATAAGATATGCCGCTGGAACGTTCTTGGACTTCAAGGCGCCCTCCTGAGCCACTTTATCGAGCCTGTTTACTTGGCATCTCTCACTCTGGGATATCTGTACGATCATGGTCATCTCTCACGCGCGGTTTGCTGCCGTCTTGATCGCAACAGTGACCTTAACGCGCAACTGCCAGCCCCGTATCACGTGAATCACCCATGGCTGGGACGTGTAACAGCGTACGACCCACCACGTGAAACAGAGAAGACAAATAATCTGAGCGTTAATTGGTCAATTGGTGACACGTGCGCAGAAGTTACTGATGGACGTACGGGTGCATGCATGACTCGAACTCACAACAGCCCAACGCCCTCGCGTGTTTGTAAAGCGGCTCTCTACACGTCGTTTAAGGAAACTGCAGCCAAGGTTGGCCGCCAGGAACTCATAAATGCCGAAACATACAGCGAGGCTAAAAAGATGGCGACTGATTTCCAAGAGGCCAAGTGGAAATTGTTCGAGCATTTCAGGTCTTTGAAGTACGGTTCTTGGGTGAGTAAACCGCTGGAACAAGAGATGTTCTGA